One Sulfurimonas sp. DNA segment encodes these proteins:
- a CDS encoding ATP-binding cassette domain-containing protein, translated as MSIVSVKRLNKSFKKQTALTDASFSVRANKITGLVGPDGAGKTTLIRILSGLLEFEADEISVLGYDLKTSKKNIQELIGYMPQKFGLYEDLSVRENMNLYANLQSIQKELINQRVDELLEFTNLVNFHDFLASNLSGGMKQKLGLACSLIKKPKLLLLDEPGVGVDPISRKELWEMVQNLTNEGVSVVWSTAYLDEAELCDEVILLNEGEILFNGIPSLLKERMKGKTYLLRGDFKDKRKTLQLALSYPYIKDGIILGESIKLMTDDTKTLPPFDKLEALNCSISEIEPTFEDGFMNILGVDSNGSSPLENFIKPVELDSEYVIEVDHLSKQFGSFTAADNISFSIKKGEIFGLLGPNGAGKSTIFKMLCGLLKPTSGEANILGYSFEKSSLKARAKIGYMSQKFSLYGDISVFENLKFFAGVYELMGEHKKSTIEKMLDIFDLRKYKNMPSKDLPLGYKQRLSLACAIMHNPSILFLDEPTSGVDPLTRREFWNHIYTMVQKGVTIMVTTHFMEEAEYCDNIALIYKGKAIAKDTPHNLTHQISENATMQDAFIELIKRDENEAK; from the coding sequence TCGTATATTATCCGGACTTTTAGAGTTTGAAGCAGATGAGATCAGCGTTCTTGGGTATGACCTTAAAACATCAAAGAAAAATATACAAGAACTTATAGGATACATGCCTCAAAAGTTTGGACTTTATGAAGACCTTAGTGTAAGAGAAAATATGAATCTCTATGCAAATCTTCAGTCAATTCAAAAAGAGTTAATAAACCAAAGAGTTGATGAGCTTCTAGAGTTTACAAACTTGGTAAATTTCCATGATTTCTTGGCATCAAACTTATCTGGTGGTATGAAGCAAAAACTCGGTCTTGCCTGCTCGCTTATAAAAAAGCCTAAACTTTTACTTCTTGATGAGCCTGGGGTTGGAGTTGATCCAATATCTAGAAAAGAGTTGTGGGAGATGGTTCAAAATCTTACAAATGAAGGTGTAAGTGTAGTTTGGAGTACTGCTTATCTTGATGAAGCCGAGCTTTGTGATGAAGTTATACTTTTAAATGAAGGAGAGATATTATTTAACGGGATCCCAAGTCTTTTAAAAGAGCGTATGAAAGGTAAAACATATCTTCTAAGGGGTGATTTTAAAGACAAAAGAAAGACACTTCAGCTCGCACTTTCATATCCGTATATAAAAGACGGGATCATACTTGGTGAGAGTATTAAGCTTATGACAGACGATACTAAAACTCTTCCACCTTTTGATAAACTAGAAGCACTAAATTGTTCCATATCTGAGATCGAACCTACATTTGAAGACGGATTTATGAATATATTGGGTGTAGACTCAAACGGCAGTTCACCTCTTGAGAATTTTATAAAACCTGTTGAACTTGATAGCGAGTATGTTATAGAAGTTGATCATCTTAGTAAACAATTCGGCAGTTTTACAGCGGCGGACAATATCAGCTTTTCCATAAAAAAAGGTGAGATCTTTGGACTTCTCGGACCAAACGGTGCGGGAAAATCTACAATATTTAAGATGCTTTGCGGACTTCTTAAACCGACAAGCGGAGAAGCTAATATACTAGGATACAGTTTTGAAAAATCATCGCTAAAGGCACGTGCGAAGATAGGGTATATGTCGCAAAAGTTTTCACTTTATGGAGATATATCGGTATTTGAAAATTTAAAGTTTTTTGCAGGCGTATATGAGCTTATGGGTGAGCATAAAAAAAGTACAATAGAGAAGATGCTTGATATATTTGATCTGAGAAAGTATAAAAATATGCCTTCAAAAGACCTGCCCTTGGGATATAAACAACGTCTTTCATTAGCCTGTGCAATTATGCATAATCCAAGCATACTGTTTTTGGATGAGCCTACAAGCGGTGTTGATCCACTGACCCGTAGAGAGTTTTGGAATCATATATACACAATGGTTCAAAAAGGTGTAACTATAATGGTTACAACGCATTTTATGGAGGAAGCAGAGTATTGTGACAATATAGCTCTAATATATAAAGGCAAAGCTATAGCTAAAGATACACCACATAACCTAACACATCAGATATCTGAGAATGCAACTATGCAGGATGCATTTATAGAGCTTATTAAAAGAGATGAGAATGAAGCTAAATAG
- a CDS encoding ABC transporter permease produces the protein MKLNRFNALFIKETLQIVRDPSSILIAVVLPLILLFLMGYAISLDSKNIPMGLVIEKHSKYSSSLLHSFYNSKSFDVEVNNDRRYFEKKIQEGKIRAIVIIPSTFAKDIAKGKPSIQILADGTEPNIAGYVQKYTNGLWQNWLVQEGLIDNANIVNIDIQTRYWFNAPLVSKYFLLPGSIAIILTLIGTLLTALVVSREWERNTMEAIMSTPITITELVLGKIMPYFILGLMSTLLCVVIAIGWFDIPFRGSYFLLFITSSIYLFPALSLGLLISTISKNQFVAAQASLIVGFLPAFLLSGFIFQISSMPQWLQIITYALPARYFVEILQTLFLTGNVYEVIISNVAAMVVVGVVLFSMIIKVTRKRLD, from the coding sequence ATGAAGCTAAATAGATTCAATGCACTTTTTATAAAAGAGACTCTGCAAATTGTACGTGATCCAAGTTCTATACTTATAGCTGTAGTGTTGCCTTTGATACTGCTTTTTTTAATGGGATATGCTATAAGTCTTGACTCAAAAAATATCCCTATGGGTTTAGTTATAGAAAAACACTCAAAGTATTCATCTTCACTTCTACACTCATTTTACAATTCAAAAAGTTTTGATGTAGAGGTAAACAATGATAGACGATATTTTGAGAAGAAGATACAAGAGGGAAAAATACGCGCTATTGTCATAATACCTTCAACCTTTGCAAAAGACATAGCAAAAGGTAAACCAAGTATACAGATCTTGGCAGATGGCACTGAGCCAAACATTGCCGGATATGTTCAAAAATATACAAACGGTTTGTGGCAAAACTGGCTTGTTCAAGAAGGTCTGATAGATAATGCAAATATCGTAAACATAGATATACAAACACGCTACTGGTTTAATGCACCGCTTGTTAGCAAGTACTTTTTACTGCCAGGGTCTATTGCTATTATACTGACACTGATCGGTACTCTTCTAACGGCACTTGTAGTCTCTCGTGAGTGGGAGAGAAACACTATGGAAGCCATTATGTCAACGCCTATTACCATAACAGAGTTGGTTTTGGGAAAGATAATGCCGTATTTTATACTTGGACTTATGTCAACACTTCTTTGTGTAGTTATAGCGATCGGATGGTTTGACATACCGTTTCGCGGATCATACTTTTTACTTTTTATAACTTCTTCAATATATCTGTTTCCGGCACTGAGTCTGGGACTGTTGATATCTACAATATCAAAAAACCAGTTTGTAGCTGCTCAAGCTTCTTTGATTGTAGGGTTTTTACCTGCATTTTTACTCTCAGGTTTTATATTTCAAATAAGTTCTATGCCTCAGTGGCTTCAGATCATTACATATGCATTGCCTGCAAGGTATTTTGTAGAGATTCTTCAAACACTGTTTTTGACTGGAAACGTATATGAAGTTATCATCTCAAATGTTGCGGCTATGGTAGTTGTAGGTGTTGTTTTATTCTCAATGATAATAAAAGTTACCAGAAAAAGGCTTGACTGA